In one window of Temnothorax longispinosus isolate EJ_2023e chromosome 11, Tlon_JGU_v1, whole genome shotgun sequence DNA:
- the LOC139822162 gene encoding frizzled-4-like, producing the protein MPSTLKMVLRIVVLILTAVSARGWGINHAQPGTGAKCERLNVSFCRGLRYNLTAMPNFMGHEDQWQAERGLTTFMPLVHYNCSRHLRLFLCAVFAPVCSEHVAIPACKSLCLSVRRDCEPALTSLTLPWPHMLDCNRFLDRGNTLCVQPPDETLDDTSSPILPTVQQQWPAIHERPPQISTRIQQQQQHHQCPPHFVQIPDMEMISCAPRCGTDAYYRAEDKKFAERWMTGWAWLCFLSTLFTLLTFWVDPSRFRYPERPIVFLALCYNLLSVAYIVRGAVGAENLSCVSQLDGPSYVPVRDALKSVPCTIWWLIRYYLGLASNTWWAVLCGCWLLSARNEWSSEALHNIASYLHAAAWILPIFFTGGSLLSRNVVADELTGLCQISDESALWLEVLPHAVLLLLGCVFGSVAGSALVRVRRAVRCAGRSATKLERLMTRLGIFALLYALPALGGLACVLHEASVRPRWRKLALLAALDCRSAQNCAPGPVYRAAGLEVALLRLFLSLVVGVTSGMWVWSGKTCRAWSRLLAAPSKPARIQSPFQGFKQDDNIA; encoded by the exons atgCCGTCGACGTTGAAAATGGTGCTGCGCATCGTGGTGCTCATCCTCACGGCGGTGTCGGCACGGGGATGGGGCATCAACCACGCGCAGCCTGGGACCGGTGCGAAATGCGAACGGCTGAACGTATCCTTCTGCCGGGGATTGCGTTACAATCTGACGGCGATGCCGAACTTCATGGGCCACGAGGATCAGTGGCAGGCGGAACGAGGG CTGACGACCTTCATGCCACTGGTCCACTACAACTGTTCGAGACATCTCAGGCTCTTCTTGTGCGCCGTCTTCGCCCCGGTCTGCTCGGAACATGTGGCCATACCGGCCTGCAAGTCTCTCTGCCTCTCCGTAAGAAGAGACTGCGAGCCGGCCTTAACCAGCCTCACGCTACCGTGGCCGCACATGCTGGATTGCAATCGCTTCCTCGATCGCG GAAACACATTGTGCGTGCAGCCACCGGACGAAACGTTGGACGATACTAGTTCACCGATACTGCCAACCGTTCAGCAGCAGTGGCCGGCGATCCACGAACGACCGCCGCAAATCTCCACGCGAAtacaacagcaacagcaacatcATCAATGTCCACCGCATTTTGTGCAGATACCCGATATGGAAATG ATTTCTTGCGCACCGCGTTGCGGTACCGACGCGTATTACCGCGCGGAAGACAAAAAATTCGCCGAGCGTTGGATGACCGGGTGGGCATGGCTGTGCTTCCTGTCGACGCTCTTCACCCTGCTGACCTTCTGGGTCGATCCGTCCAGATTTCGTTACCCCGAAAGGCCGATAGTCTTTCTGGCGCTCTGCTACAATCTCCTCTCCGTGGCTTACATCGTGCGTGGTGCGGTTGGCGCTGAAAATCTCAGCTGCGTCAGTCAGCTCGATGGGCCGAGTTACGTTCCA gTCCGCGATGCTTTGAAGAGCGTTCCCTGTACAATTTGGTGGCTAATCAGGTACTATCTGGGACTAGCCAGCAACACGTGGTGGGCGGTGCTGTGCGGTTGCTGGCTGCTGAGCGCCAGGAACGAGTGGAGCAGCGAAGCTCTTCACAACATCGCATCCTATCTTCATGCGGCCGCGTGGATTCTTCCAATATTTTTCACAGGAG GAAGTCTGTTGTCGCGCAACGTGGTGGCAGACGAGCTGACCGGCCTATGTCAGATCTCCGACGAGTCAGCGCTGTGGCTGGAAGTGCTGCCGCACGCCGTGCTGCTGTTGCTGGGCTGCGTGTTTGGTAGCGTTGCTGGAAGCGCGCTGGTACGCGTGCGAAGGGCTGTGCGCTGCGCCGGTCGCAGCGCGACGAAACTGGAGCGCTTGATGACGCGGCTGGGTATCTTCGCGCTATTGTACGCGTTGCCGGCGCTGGGCGGCCTCGCCTGCGTGCTGCACGAGGCCTCGGTGAGGCCGCGATGGCGAAAGCTGGCGTTGCTGGCCGCGCTGGACTGCCGCTCGGCGCAGAATTGCGCTCCTGGCCCGGTATACCGTGCCGCCGGCCTCGAAGTTGCCCTTCTCAGGCTCTTTCTGTCCCTCGTGGTCGGCGTCACCTCCGGCATGTGGGTATGGTCCGGCAAAACCTGCCGCGCCTGGAGCAGACTCCTCGCCGCGCCCAGCAAACCCGCCAGGATACAAAGTCCTTTCCAGGGCTTCAAGCAGGACGACAACATCGCTTGA